In a genomic window of Perognathus longimembris pacificus isolate PPM17 chromosome 21, ASM2315922v1, whole genome shotgun sequence:
- the Tlr3 gene encoding toll-like receptor 3 isoform X2, whose product MRHLPGHVFSFLVLMPFWILQISSINQCIVRREVADCSHLKLNHIPDDLPTNITVLNLTHNQLRRLPPANFTRYNQLTILDGGFNTISKLEPELCQKLPMLKVLNLQHNELSQLSDKTFMFCLNLTELHLMSNSIRKFENNPFKNQKNLIKLDLSHTGLSSTKLGTQPQLENLQELLLSNNKIHALRSEELDFLGNSSLQKLELSSNQIKEFSPGCFHAIGKLFSLFLNNVQLGPSLTEKLCLELSGTSIQKLFLSNTHLSRTNNMTFFGLKQTNLTVLDLSHNSLDVIGNNTFTWLPHLKYLFLQYNNIQHLSSFSLHGLSSLQYLNLKRSFAKQTHPRIDDFSFQGLKCLDYLNMDDNNIPGMKSHMFRGLVNLKNLSLSSAFTGLQTLTNETFLSLTDSPLLTLNLTKNQISKIEPGAFTWLVYLKVLDLGLNQIEQELTGQEWRGLGNIFEIYLSYNKYLQLTSNSFGLVPSLERLMLRRVALKNVNSSPSPFHHLHNLTILDLSNNNLANINEEMLEGLEKLEILDLQHNNLERLWKNTNPGGPVLFLKGLSHLHILNLESNGFDEIPPEAFKGLFELKSLHLGLNNLNILPPSVFDDQVSLKSLSLQKNLITSVEKSVFEPVFKNLSNLDMSFNPFDCTCESIAWFVSWMNKTHTNISELSSLYLCNTPPQYHGFPVMHFDTSPCKDSAPFELLFMISTSVLLIFVMAVLLIHFEGWRISFYWNVSIHRVLGFKEVDNQPEQFEYTAYIIHAHKDRDWVWEHFSPMEERDQSLKFCLEERDFAAGALGLEAIVKSIKRSRKIIFVITQHLLKDPLCKRFKVHHAVQQAIEQNLDSIILIFLEEIPDYKLNYALCLRRGMFKSHCILHWPVQKERIHAFYHKLQVALGSRNSVH is encoded by the exons ATGAGACATTTGCCTGGTCATGTCTTCTCCTTTCTGGTACTGATGCCCTTTTGGATTCTGCAAATATCTTCCATCAACCAATGCATTGTGAGAAGAGAAGTAGCTGACTGCAGTCATCTGAAGTTGAATCACATACCTGATGACCTCCCAACAAATATCACAGTATTGAATCTAACCCACAACCAACTCCGACGACTGCCACCTGCTAATTTTACAAGATATAACCAACTTACTATCTTGGATGGAGGTTTTAACACCATTTCAAAGCTGGAGCCAGAATTGTGCCAAAAACTCCCCATGTTGAAAGTCTTGAACCTTCAGCACAATGAGTTATCTCAACTTTCAGATAAAACTTTTATGTTTTGTCTGAATTTGACAGAGCTCCATCTAATGTCTAACTCAAtcagaaaatttgaaaacaatcCCTTTAAAAACCAGAAG aaCTTAATCAAATTAGATCTGTCTCATACTGGCTTATCGTCTACAAAATTAGGAACTCAGCCCCAACTGGAAAATCTCCAAGAGCTTCTCTtatcaaataataaaattcatGCACTAAGAAGTGAGGAACTTGACTTCCTTGGTAATTCTTCTTTACAAAAATTAGAGTTGTCATCAAATCAAATTAAAGAG tTCTCTCCAGGATGTTTTCATGCCATTGGAAAATTATTCAGcctttttttgaacaatgttcaACTGGGTCCCAGCCTCACAGAGAAACTCTGTTTGGAATTATCAGGCACAAGCATCCAGAAGCTGTTTCTGAGTAACACCCACTTGTCTAGAACCAACAACATGACTTTCTTCGGACTAAAGCAGACAAATCTCACTGTTCTTGATCTTTCCCACAATAGTTTAGATGTGATTGGCAATAATACCTTCACTTGGCTTCCCCATCTGAAATATTTATTCCTGCAGTATAATAATATACagcatctttcttctttctctttgcatGGACTTTCCAGTCTTCAATATTTGAATTTGAAGCGATCTTTTGCTAAACAAACACATCCCAGGATTGATGATTTCTCCTTTCAGGGGCTGAAATGTTTGGACTACCTTAACATGGATGATAACAACATTCCAGGCATGAAAAGCCATATGTTCAGAGGATTGGTAAATCTCAAGAATTTAAGTCTATCCAGTGCTTTCACTGGCTTGCAAACTTtaacaaatgaaacatttttatcaCTCACTGATTCTCCTTTACTCACACTCAACTTAACCAAAAATCAAATATCAAAAATAGAGCCTGGTGCTTTCACTTGGTTGGTCTATTTAAAGGTACTTGACCTTGGCCTTAATCAAATTGAGCAAGAACTTACAGGTCAGGAATGGAGAGGTCtaggaaatatttttgaaatctaCCTTTCCTATAACAAATACTTACAACTGACTAGTAATTCCTTTGGATTGGTCCCAAGCCTTGAACGTCTAATGCTCCGAAGGGTGGCTCTTAAAAATGTGAATAGCTCTCCCTCACCTTTCCACCATCTTCATAACTTGACCATTCTAGATCTAAGCAACAACAACCTGGCTAACATAAATGAGGAAATGTTGGAGGGTCTGGAAAAGCTAGAAATTCTGGATTTGCAGCATAACAACTTAGAACGACTCTGGAAGAATACAAACCCTGGCGGTCCTGTTCTTTTTCTAAAGGGTCTTTCTCATCTCCACATCCTTAATTTAGAGTCCAATGGCTTTGATGAAATCCCACCTGAGGCATTCAAGGGCttatttgaactcaagagccttcaTTTAGGGTTGaataatttaaacattcttccaCCGTCTGTCTTTGATGACCAGGTGTCTCTAAAGTCACTGAGCCTTCAGAAGAATCTCATCACATCAGTAGAAAAGAGTGTTTTTGAGCCAGTTTTCAAGAACCTGAGCAATTTGGATATGAGCTTTAATCCATTTGACTGCACATGTGAAAGTATTGCCTGGTTTGTCAGTTGGATGAATAAGACTCATACAAACATCTCTGAGCTATCAAGTCTTTACCTCTGCAACACTCCTCCACAGTATCATGGATTCCCAGTGATGCACTTTGATACATCACCCTGCAAAGACAGTGCCCCGTTTGAACTTCTCTTCATGATCAGCACGAGTGTGCTGTTGATTTTTGTCATGGCTGTATTGCTTATCCATTTTGAAGGTTGGAGGATATCTTTCTATTGGAATGTTTCCATACATCGAGTTCTGGGCTTCAAAGAAGTAGACAATCAGCCAGAACAGTTTGAATATACAGCATATATAATTCATGCTCATAAGGACAGAGATTGGGTCTGGGAACATTTCTCCCCAATGGAAGAAAGAGACCAATCTCTCAAATTCTGTCTGGAAGAAAGAGACTTTGCAGCAGGTGCCCTTGGACTTGAAGCAATTGTTAAGAGCATCAAACGaagcagaaaaattatttttgttataacACAACATCTATTAAAAGACCCATTGTGCAAAAG atTCAAGGTACACCATGCAGTTCAGCAAGCCATCGAACAAAACCTGGATTCCATTATATTgatttttcttgaagaaattcCTGATTATAAACTGAACTATGCACTCTGTTTACGAAGAG GAATGTTTAAGTCTCACTGCATCTTGCACTGGCCGGTTCAGAAAGAAAGGATACATGCTTTCTATCATAAATTGCAAGTAGCACTTGGATCACGAAATTCAGTGCATTAA
- the Tlr3 gene encoding toll-like receptor 3 isoform X1: MRHLPGHVFSFLVLMPFWILQISSINQCIVRREVADCSHLKLNHIPDDLPTNITVLNLTHNQLRRLPPANFTRYNQLTILDGGFNTISKLEPELCQKLPMLKVLNLQHNELSQLSDKTFMFCLNLTELHLMSNSIRKFENNPFKNQKNLIKLDLSHTGLSSTKLGTQPQLENLQELLLSNNKIHALRSEELDFLGNSSLQKLELSSNQIKEFSPGCFHAIGKLFSLFLNNVQLGPSLTEKLCLELSGTSIQKLFLSNTHLSRTNNMTFFGLKQTNLTVLDLSHNSLDVIGNNTFTWLPHLKYLFLQYNNIQHLSSFSLHGLSSLQYLNLKRSFAKQTHPRIDDFSFQGLKCLDYLNMDDNNIPGMKSHMFRGLVNLKNLSLSSAFTGLQTLTNETFLSLTDSPLLTLNLTKNQISKIEPGAFTWLVYLKVLDLGLNQIEQELTGQEWRGLGNIFEIYLSYNKYLQLTSNSFGLVPSLERLMLRRVALKNVNSSPSPFHHLHNLTILDLSNNNLANINEEMLEGLEKLEILDLQHNNLERLWKNTNPGGPVLFLKGLSHLHILNLESNGFDEIPPEAFKGLFELKSLHLGLNNLNILPPSVFDDQVSLKSLSLQKNLITSVEKSVFEPVFKNLSNLDMSFNPFDCTCESIAWFVSWMNKTHTNISELSSLYLCNTPPQYHGFPVMHFDTSPCKDSAPFELLFMISTSVLLIFVMAVLLIHFEGWRISFYWNVSIHRVLGFKEVDNQPEQFEYTAYIIHAHKDRDWVWEHFSPMEERDQSLKFCLEERDFAAGALGLEAIVKSIKRSRKIIFVITQHLLKDPLCKRFKVHHAVQQAIEQNLDSIILIFLEEIPDYKLNYALCLRRGMFKSHCILHWPVQKERIHAFYHKLQVALGSRNSVH; this comes from the exons ATGAGACATTTGCCTGGTCATGTCTTCTCCTTTCTGGTACTGATGCCCTTTTGGATTCTGCAAATATCTTCCATCAACCAATGCATTGTGAGAAGAGAAGTAGCTGACTGCAGTCATCTGAAGTTGAATCACATACCTGATGACCTCCCAACAAATATCACAGTATTGAATCTAACCCACAACCAACTCCGACGACTGCCACCTGCTAATTTTACAAGATATAACCAACTTACTATCTTGGATGGAGGTTTTAACACCATTTCAAAGCTGGAGCCAGAATTGTGCCAAAAACTCCCCATGTTGAAAGTCTTGAACCTTCAGCACAATGAGTTATCTCAACTTTCAGATAAAACTTTTATGTTTTGTCTGAATTTGACAGAGCTCCATCTAATGTCTAACTCAAtcagaaaatttgaaaacaatcCCTTTAAAAACCAGAAG aaCTTAATCAAATTAGATCTGTCTCATACTGGCTTATCGTCTACAAAATTAGGAACTCAGCCCCAACTGGAAAATCTCCAAGAGCTTCTCTtatcaaataataaaattcatGCACTAAGAAGTGAGGAACTTGACTTCCTTGGTAATTCTTCTTTACAAAAATTAGAGTTGTCATCAAATCAAATTAAAGAG tTCTCTCCAGGATGTTTTCATGCCATTGGAAAATTATTCAGcctttttttgaacaatgttcaACTGGGTCCCAGCCTCACAGAGAAACTCTGTTTGGAATTATCAGGCACAAGCATCCAGAAGCTGTTTCTGAGTAACACCCACTTGTCTAGAACCAACAACATGACTTTCTTCGGACTAAAGCAGACAAATCTCACTGTTCTTGATCTTTCCCACAATAGTTTAGATGTGATTGGCAATAATACCTTCACTTGGCTTCCCCATCTGAAATATTTATTCCTGCAGTATAATAATATACagcatctttcttctttctctttgcatGGACTTTCCAGTCTTCAATATTTGAATTTGAAGCGATCTTTTGCTAAACAAACACATCCCAGGATTGATGATTTCTCCTTTCAGGGGCTGAAATGTTTGGACTACCTTAACATGGATGATAACAACATTCCAGGCATGAAAAGCCATATGTTCAGAGGATTGGTAAATCTCAAGAATTTAAGTCTATCCAGTGCTTTCACTGGCTTGCAAACTTtaacaaatgaaacatttttatcaCTCACTGATTCTCCTTTACTCACACTCAACTTAACCAAAAATCAAATATCAAAAATAGAGCCTGGTGCTTTCACTTGGTTGGTCTATTTAAAGGTACTTGACCTTGGCCTTAATCAAATTGAGCAAGAACTTACAGGTCAGGAATGGAGAGGTCtaggaaatatttttgaaatctaCCTTTCCTATAACAAATACTTACAACTGACTAGTAATTCCTTTGGATTGGTCCCAAGCCTTGAACGTCTAATGCTCCGAAGGGTGGCTCTTAAAAATGTGAATAGCTCTCCCTCACCTTTCCACCATCTTCATAACTTGACCATTCTAGATCTAAGCAACAACAACCTGGCTAACATAAATGAGGAAATGTTGGAGGGTCTGGAAAAGCTAGAAATTCTGGATTTGCAGCATAACAACTTAGAACGACTCTGGAAGAATACAAACCCTGGCGGTCCTGTTCTTTTTCTAAAGGGTCTTTCTCATCTCCACATCCTTAATTTAGAGTCCAATGGCTTTGATGAAATCCCACCTGAGGCATTCAAGGGCttatttgaactcaagagccttcaTTTAGGGTTGaataatttaaacattcttccaCCGTCTGTCTTTGATGACCAGGTGTCTCTAAAGTCACTGAGCCTTCAGAAGAATCTCATCACATCAGTAGAAAAGAGTGTTTTTGAGCCAGTTTTCAAGAACCTGAGCAATTTGGATATGAGCTTTAATCCATTTGACTGCACATGTGAAAGTATTGCCTGGTTTGTCAGTTGGATGAATAAGACTCATACAAACATCTCTGAGCTATCAAGTCTTTACCTCTGCAACACTCCTCCACAGTATCATGGATTCCCAGTGATGCACTTTGATACATCACCCTGCAAAGACAGTGCCCCGTTTGAACTTCTCTTCATGATCAGCACGAGTGTGCTGTTGATTTTTGTCATGGCTGTATTGCTTATCCATTTTGAAGGTTGGAGGATATCTTTCTATTGGAATGTTTCCATACATCGAGTTCTGGGCTTCAAAGAAGTAGACAATCAGCCAGAACAGTTTGAATATACAGCATATATAATTCATGCTCATAAGGACAGAGATTGGGTCTGGGAACATTTCTCCCCAATGGAAGAAAGAGACCAATCTCTCAAATTCTGTCTGGAAGAAAGAGACTTTGCAGCAGGTGCCCTTGGACTTGAAGCAATTGTTAAGAGCATCAAACGaagcagaaaaattatttttgttataacACAACATCTATTAAAAGACCCATTGTGCAAAAG atTCAAGGTACACCATGCAGTTCAGCAAGCCATCGAACAAAACCTGGATTCCATTATATTgatttttcttgaagaaattcCTGATTATAAACTGAACTATGCACTCTGTTTACGAAGAGGAATGTTTAAGTCTCACTGCATCTTGCACTGGCCGGTTCAGAAAGAAAGGATACATGCTTTCTATCATAAATTGCAAGTAGCACTTGGATCACGAAATTCAGTGCATTAA
- the Tlr3 gene encoding toll-like receptor 3 isoform X3, with amino-acid sequence MRHLPGHVFSFLVLMPFWILQISSINQCIVRREVADCSHLKLNHIPDDLPTNITVLNLTHNQLRRLPPANFTRYNQLTILDGGFNTISKLEPELCQKLPMLKVLNLQHNELSQLSDKTFMFCLNLTELHLMSNSIRKFENNPFKNQKFSPGCFHAIGKLFSLFLNNVQLGPSLTEKLCLELSGTSIQKLFLSNTHLSRTNNMTFFGLKQTNLTVLDLSHNSLDVIGNNTFTWLPHLKYLFLQYNNIQHLSSFSLHGLSSLQYLNLKRSFAKQTHPRIDDFSFQGLKCLDYLNMDDNNIPGMKSHMFRGLVNLKNLSLSSAFTGLQTLTNETFLSLTDSPLLTLNLTKNQISKIEPGAFTWLVYLKVLDLGLNQIEQELTGQEWRGLGNIFEIYLSYNKYLQLTSNSFGLVPSLERLMLRRVALKNVNSSPSPFHHLHNLTILDLSNNNLANINEEMLEGLEKLEILDLQHNNLERLWKNTNPGGPVLFLKGLSHLHILNLESNGFDEIPPEAFKGLFELKSLHLGLNNLNILPPSVFDDQVSLKSLSLQKNLITSVEKSVFEPVFKNLSNLDMSFNPFDCTCESIAWFVSWMNKTHTNISELSSLYLCNTPPQYHGFPVMHFDTSPCKDSAPFELLFMISTSVLLIFVMAVLLIHFEGWRISFYWNVSIHRVLGFKEVDNQPEQFEYTAYIIHAHKDRDWVWEHFSPMEERDQSLKFCLEERDFAAGALGLEAIVKSIKRSRKIIFVITQHLLKDPLCKRFKVHHAVQQAIEQNLDSIILIFLEEIPDYKLNYALCLRRGMFKSHCILHWPVQKERIHAFYHKLQVALGSRNSVH; translated from the exons ATGAGACATTTGCCTGGTCATGTCTTCTCCTTTCTGGTACTGATGCCCTTTTGGATTCTGCAAATATCTTCCATCAACCAATGCATTGTGAGAAGAGAAGTAGCTGACTGCAGTCATCTGAAGTTGAATCACATACCTGATGACCTCCCAACAAATATCACAGTATTGAATCTAACCCACAACCAACTCCGACGACTGCCACCTGCTAATTTTACAAGATATAACCAACTTACTATCTTGGATGGAGGTTTTAACACCATTTCAAAGCTGGAGCCAGAATTGTGCCAAAAACTCCCCATGTTGAAAGTCTTGAACCTTCAGCACAATGAGTTATCTCAACTTTCAGATAAAACTTTTATGTTTTGTCTGAATTTGACAGAGCTCCATCTAATGTCTAACTCAAtcagaaaatttgaaaacaatcCCTTTAAAAACCAGAAG tTCTCTCCAGGATGTTTTCATGCCATTGGAAAATTATTCAGcctttttttgaacaatgttcaACTGGGTCCCAGCCTCACAGAGAAACTCTGTTTGGAATTATCAGGCACAAGCATCCAGAAGCTGTTTCTGAGTAACACCCACTTGTCTAGAACCAACAACATGACTTTCTTCGGACTAAAGCAGACAAATCTCACTGTTCTTGATCTTTCCCACAATAGTTTAGATGTGATTGGCAATAATACCTTCACTTGGCTTCCCCATCTGAAATATTTATTCCTGCAGTATAATAATATACagcatctttcttctttctctttgcatGGACTTTCCAGTCTTCAATATTTGAATTTGAAGCGATCTTTTGCTAAACAAACACATCCCAGGATTGATGATTTCTCCTTTCAGGGGCTGAAATGTTTGGACTACCTTAACATGGATGATAACAACATTCCAGGCATGAAAAGCCATATGTTCAGAGGATTGGTAAATCTCAAGAATTTAAGTCTATCCAGTGCTTTCACTGGCTTGCAAACTTtaacaaatgaaacatttttatcaCTCACTGATTCTCCTTTACTCACACTCAACTTAACCAAAAATCAAATATCAAAAATAGAGCCTGGTGCTTTCACTTGGTTGGTCTATTTAAAGGTACTTGACCTTGGCCTTAATCAAATTGAGCAAGAACTTACAGGTCAGGAATGGAGAGGTCtaggaaatatttttgaaatctaCCTTTCCTATAACAAATACTTACAACTGACTAGTAATTCCTTTGGATTGGTCCCAAGCCTTGAACGTCTAATGCTCCGAAGGGTGGCTCTTAAAAATGTGAATAGCTCTCCCTCACCTTTCCACCATCTTCATAACTTGACCATTCTAGATCTAAGCAACAACAACCTGGCTAACATAAATGAGGAAATGTTGGAGGGTCTGGAAAAGCTAGAAATTCTGGATTTGCAGCATAACAACTTAGAACGACTCTGGAAGAATACAAACCCTGGCGGTCCTGTTCTTTTTCTAAAGGGTCTTTCTCATCTCCACATCCTTAATTTAGAGTCCAATGGCTTTGATGAAATCCCACCTGAGGCATTCAAGGGCttatttgaactcaagagccttcaTTTAGGGTTGaataatttaaacattcttccaCCGTCTGTCTTTGATGACCAGGTGTCTCTAAAGTCACTGAGCCTTCAGAAGAATCTCATCACATCAGTAGAAAAGAGTGTTTTTGAGCCAGTTTTCAAGAACCTGAGCAATTTGGATATGAGCTTTAATCCATTTGACTGCACATGTGAAAGTATTGCCTGGTTTGTCAGTTGGATGAATAAGACTCATACAAACATCTCTGAGCTATCAAGTCTTTACCTCTGCAACACTCCTCCACAGTATCATGGATTCCCAGTGATGCACTTTGATACATCACCCTGCAAAGACAGTGCCCCGTTTGAACTTCTCTTCATGATCAGCACGAGTGTGCTGTTGATTTTTGTCATGGCTGTATTGCTTATCCATTTTGAAGGTTGGAGGATATCTTTCTATTGGAATGTTTCCATACATCGAGTTCTGGGCTTCAAAGAAGTAGACAATCAGCCAGAACAGTTTGAATATACAGCATATATAATTCATGCTCATAAGGACAGAGATTGGGTCTGGGAACATTTCTCCCCAATGGAAGAAAGAGACCAATCTCTCAAATTCTGTCTGGAAGAAAGAGACTTTGCAGCAGGTGCCCTTGGACTTGAAGCAATTGTTAAGAGCATCAAACGaagcagaaaaattatttttgttataacACAACATCTATTAAAAGACCCATTGTGCAAAAG atTCAAGGTACACCATGCAGTTCAGCAAGCCATCGAACAAAACCTGGATTCCATTATATTgatttttcttgaagaaattcCTGATTATAAACTGAACTATGCACTCTGTTTACGAAGAGGAATGTTTAAGTCTCACTGCATCTTGCACTGGCCGGTTCAGAAAGAAAGGATACATGCTTTCTATCATAAATTGCAAGTAGCACTTGGATCACGAAATTCAGTGCATTAA